CGTAGCGGGCCGGCTTGCGGTACCGGCACCGGGCCTCGGTCACGGGAAGCTGCACGCCCCCGGCTTCCACCTCGCGGTACGTCAGCCCCCGGGCGCGCAGGTACTCGTTCCTGCCCAGCTCGAAAAACCGCAGGTAGTTGGCGTAGTACACCACGCCCATGGTGTCGGTGTCGCCGTAGATGACCCGGCAGTGGGCGGGGATCACCACAGCCGCGCCCTCCCCAGGACGTGCTCCATGAGGCGGTGGGCCTCGGTAACCACCACCCCGGTGGCACGGGCGCAGGCCTCGGTGAACGCCTCCCCCGGCACCGCCCCCGCCCCGTCGGACCGGTACAGGACAAAGGGCACGGGCTCCG
This window of the Thermodesulfobacteriota bacterium genome carries:
- a CDS encoding thioesterase family protein, whose protein sequence is MIPAHCRVIYGDTDTMGVVYYANYLRFFELGRNEYLRARGLTYREVEAGGVQLPVTEARCRYRKPARYDDLLTVETRVARARGARVVFAYAIRDEGGELLAEGETEHAAVGPGGRPRRLSPEVIAVLAPEEG